A region from the Oryzias latipes chromosome 20, ASM223467v1 genome encodes:
- the apbb1ip gene encoding amyloid beta A4 precursor protein-binding family B member 1-interacting protein, which translates to MEDIDAMFSDLLGEMDLLTQSLGQETGPAADLPSSTKEVNFSTDYADWNASLNELEDKDLDDLMSDLMADLNATEEKLAAEIRGLEAPTPPPPDLPPPPNGQSVQAAAASPSPASLASAFPPPSSTTSPPPAPPSHSAKPSKEDLEAQVKAEKIKLALEKLKEAKVKKLVVKVLMNDGSSKTLMVDERQTVREVLDNLFEKTHCDCNVDWSLCETSHELQLERTFEDHENLVEPLSAWTRDSENQVLFQERGEKYEVFKNPQNFYLWKKDKKALKEIKDKDKEILIKENFCGSSIIVPDLESVLHLREDGKKSWKQRLFQLRASGIYYVPKGKTKSSRDLVCFVQFDNVNVYYGKDFKTKYKAPTDFCFVLKHPQIQKESQYIKYLCCDDAWTMNLWVTAIRIAKYGSLLYENFQTAQKKAVVNSAWTNRSTPSSSNPSTPSPTVKAKAQSQANGHAPKPPPGPVSQDFGHLPPPPPPPPALNDPLPPPPPDPVFPPPPPPLAAKSSPKAVGRQQHLQGNFPPPPPEMNNLPPPPPPEESPPDFLPPPPPMNFLPHPPPPTSFGGMDQSLPPPPPDPEFLPPPPPAPHVTGGGGPPAPPPPPPPPPAPVPPLQAALRPTGSAKKMPPAPPKRTTPVQGGGGGGGVDLMSELRNAMQKKRSNQ; encoded by the exons ATGGAGGACATTGACGCCatgttcagtgacctcctggGAGAGATGGACCTCCTCACTCAG AGCCTGGGTCAGGAAACGGGACCTGCGGCAGATCTCCCCAGCTCCACCAAGGAGGTCAACTTCTCCACCGACTATGCGGACTGGAATG CGTCCCTCAATGAGCTGGAGGACAAGGATCTGGACGACCTCATGTCTGACTTGATGGCCGACCTGAACGCCACCGAGGAGAAGCTGGCGGCGGAGATTCGGGGCCTGGAGGCGCCAACGCCGCCCCCGCCCGACCTGCCCCCTCCGCCCAATGGCCAGAGCGTTCAGGCTGCCGCCGCCTCTCCCTCGCCTGCATCGTTGGCGAGCGCCTTCCCGcccccctcctccaccacctccccCCCGCCGGCTCCCCCGTCTCATTCGGCAAAGCCGTCAAAG gaGGATTTGGAGGCTCAGGTAAAGGCAGAGAAGATCAAACTTGCactggaaaagctgaaagaagcCAAGGTGAAAAAG TTGGTGGTAAAGGTGCTAATGAACGACGGCAGCTCCAAGACTCTGATGGTCGACGAGAGGCAAACCGTCCGGGAAGTTCTGGACAACCTGTTCGAGAAGACGCACTGCGACTGCAATGTGGACTGGAGTCTGTGTGAGACCAGCCACGAGCTGCAGCTCG AAAGGACCTTTGAAGACCACGAAAACCTGGTGGAGCCGCTCTCGGCGTGGACCAGGGACAGCGAGAACCAAGTGCTCTTTCAGGAGAGAGGAGAAAAGTACGAGGTTTTCAAAAACCCACAG AACTTTTATCTCTGGAAAAAGGATAAGAAAGCTCTCaaagaaatcaaagacaaaGACAAGGAGATATTAATAAAG GAAAACTTTTGTGGGAGTTCCATCATCGTCCCGGATCTGGAATCCGTCCTGCACCTCAGAGAAGATGGGAAGAAGTCCTGGAAGCAGCGGCTCTTCCAGCTCCGGGCCTCCGGAATTTATTACGTCCCCAAAGGGAAAACTAAG TCGTCCCGTGACCTCGTCTGCTTCGTCCAGTTTGACAACGTCAACGTCTACTACGGTAAAGACTTTAAGACCAAATACAAAGCGCCGACAGACTTCTGCTTCGTTCTAAAA CATCCTCAGATCCAGAAAGAGTCTCAGTACATCAAATACCTGTGCTGTGACGACGCCTGGACCATGAACCTTTGGGTGACCGCAATCCGGATAGCAAAG TACGGGTCCCTGCTGTACGAAAACTTTCAAACGGCGCAGAAGAAGGCTGTGGTGAACTCTGCATGGACCAACCGCAGCACTCCGTCCAGCTCCAATCCGTCGACGCCCTCACCGACGGTCAAAG CTAAAGCACAGAGCCAAGCTAACGGCCACGCTCCCAAACCGCCGCCCGGACCCGTTTCCCAG GACTTTGGAcacctccctcctcctcctcctcctccccccgccCTAAATGATCCTCTCCCACCTCCACCCCCTGACCCAGtcttccctcctcctccaccccctCTGGCTGCCAAGAGTTCCCCCAAAGCTGTGGGCAGGCAGCAACACCTGCAAGGCAACtttcctccacctccacctgagATGAACAACCTCCCTCCCCCGCCGCCCCCTGAAGAATCCCCTCCAGACttcctcccacctcctccccCCATGAACTTCCTGCCTCATCCGCCTCCACCGACTAGCTTTGGGGGAATGGACCAGTCGCTTCCTCCTCCACCCCCAGATCCAGAATTTttacctccacctccacctgccCCGCATGTCACAGGCGGCGGAGGACCTCCTGCCCCTCCGCCGCCTCCTCCGCCTCCACCCGCGCCTGTTCCCCCCCTGCAGGCAGCATTGAGGCCCACTGGGTCTGCAAAGAAGATGCCTCCCGCTCCACCAAAGAGGACTACTCCTGtgcaaggaggaggaggaggaggaggggtaGACCTCATGTCTGAGCTGAGGAATGCCATGCAGAAAAAACGCAGCAATCAATAG